A window of Dorea formicigenerans contains these coding sequences:
- a CDS encoding HIT family protein yields the protein MKMKDDNCIFCKLANGEIPTATLYEDEDFRVILDASPASKGHALIIPKEHYANLYELDDDKAAKVMVLAKKMITKLTGILHCDGYNIVQNNNEAAGQTVFHFHLHMIPRYKGDEVGLGWKMGELTEEDKQDILSKL from the coding sequence ATGAAAATGAAAGATGATAACTGCATTTTTTGTAAACTGGCAAATGGAGAAATTCCTACAGCAACATTGTATGAAGATGAAGATTTCCGCGTGATTCTGGATGCCAGCCCGGCTTCGAAAGGACATGCACTGATTATTCCAAAAGAACACTATGCCAATTTGTATGAGTTGGACGATGATAAGGCTGCAAAAGTTATGGTGCTGGCTAAGAAAATGATCACAAAGCTTACAGGCATCTTACACTGTGACGGGTACAATATCGTGCAGAATAATAACGAAGCAGCAGGACAGACTGTATTCCATTTCCATTTACATATGATTCCGCGTTATAAAGGTGACGAAGTTGGACTTGGCTGGAAGATGGGCGAGCTTACCGAAGAGGATAAGCAGGATATTCTGTCTAAATTATAA
- a CDS encoding sensor histidine kinase, translating to MFTESDYEKLHQIMAESPEKEELLTRLLHSHRMDISTISHEIRNPLTLIYSTLQMIEASNPEVLNIRHWSDLHSDIEYMKQLLEELSAYNNGQRLSPSSTDFDIFLKKISLSFASSIIETDIEFISRIEPGLPVMPADSIKLREVLLNLLGNARDAVLIQQSTCSNHLDSACNCESNRSLDTGKALTYSPQIHFHAWKEHSNLIISISDNGCGIAPEHLSSIFEPFVTYKSSGTGLGLPLSRRIIEAHGGTLTVHSEPDLPDCQLKTTFTLTIPIP from the coding sequence ATGTTCACAGAATCTGATTATGAAAAATTACACCAGATCATGGCAGAAAGTCCTGAGAAAGAAGAGCTTCTCACTAGACTTCTTCACTCCCACCGTATGGATATCAGTACCATCAGCCATGAGATTCGCAACCCGCTGACTCTTATATACAGTACCTTACAGATGATCGAAGCATCCAATCCGGAAGTTCTGAATATCCGGCACTGGTCAGACTTGCATAGCGACATCGAATATATGAAACAACTACTGGAAGAGCTATCAGCATACAACAACGGTCAACGTCTGTCACCTTCTTCGACAGATTTCGACATCTTCCTCAAGAAAATTTCCTTATCCTTTGCTTCCTCCATCATTGAAACCGATATTGAATTTATCTCCCGGATAGAGCCGGGACTCCCTGTTATGCCTGCAGATTCCATCAAACTTCGGGAAGTTCTTCTGAATCTTCTTGGAAATGCGCGCGATGCAGTACTGATTCAACAATCTACATGCTCTAATCATCTTGATTCTGCCTGTAATTGTGAAAGTAACAGATCTTTGGATACCGGCAAAGCACTTACCTATTCTCCGCAAATTCACTTTCACGCATGGAAAGAGCATTCAAATCTGATTATCTCCATCTCCGATAACGGCTGTGGTATTGCACCAGAACATCTATCTTCAATCTTCGAACCATTTGTCACGTACAAATCGTCCGGAACAGGCTTAGGCCTACCACTTTCTCGCCGAATTATCGAAGCACATGGCGGAACACTGACTGTCCACTCAGAACCAGATTTGCCGGACTGCCAGCTAAAAACTACATTCACCCTTACAATTCCAATCCCTTAA
- a CDS encoding undecaprenyldiphospho-muramoylpentapeptide beta-N-acetylglucosaminyltransferase yields MKRIILTGGGTAGHVTPNIALLPRLKELQYDIHYIGSYNGIEKELISQFGIPYHGISTGKLRRYFSVQNFTDPFRVIKGMGEARKLIKILEPDVIFSKGGFVSVPVVLAGKGQHVPVIIHESDMTPGLANKISIPSATKVCCNFPETLSSLPAGKAVLTGSPIRQELLSGDKYRAREFLHFTSDKPVILVVGGSLGAVAVNNAIRAILPELLKNFQVIHLCGRGKLDPSLNGTEGYAQFEYIKEELRDLFALTDIVISRAGANAICELLALHKPNLLIPLSANASRGDQILNARSFERQGFSMVLEEEELTNETLLSAVHDLYDNREKYINAMKHSSQQDSIDTIIDLIESVTA; encoded by the coding sequence ATGAAACGTATTATCTTAACCGGCGGCGGTACTGCCGGTCATGTTACACCTAACATTGCCCTGTTACCACGTCTTAAAGAATTACAATACGACATCCACTATATCGGCTCATATAACGGAATTGAGAAGGAACTTATCTCTCAATTCGGTATACCATATCATGGCATCTCAACCGGTAAACTCAGACGTTATTTCAGCGTCCAGAACTTCACAGATCCATTCCGCGTTATCAAGGGAATGGGTGAAGCACGTAAACTGATTAAGATTCTGGAGCCTGATGTTATATTTTCCAAGGGAGGTTTTGTCTCTGTACCAGTAGTCCTTGCCGGCAAGGGACAACATGTACCAGTCATTATCCACGAATCTGATATGACTCCGGGTCTTGCCAACAAGATTTCCATTCCTTCTGCAACGAAGGTCTGCTGCAACTTCCCGGAGACATTATCTTCTCTCCCGGCAGGCAAGGCTGTTCTCACCGGATCTCCGATCCGTCAGGAACTTTTAAGCGGAGATAAGTACCGCGCCAGAGAATTCCTTCACTTCACTTCCGACAAACCGGTCATTCTGGTTGTCGGCGGAAGCCTCGGTGCCGTTGCCGTGAACAATGCCATCCGTGCGATTCTCCCGGAACTTCTGAAAAACTTCCAGGTCATTCACTTATGTGGCCGCGGCAAGCTCGATCCTTCTTTGAACGGAACGGAAGGCTACGCACAGTTCGAATATATCAAAGAAGAATTACGTGACCTCTTCGCACTGACCGACATTGTAATCTCCAGAGCCGGAGCCAATGCTATCTGCGAGCTTCTCGCCCTGCACAAACCAAATCTTCTGATTCCGCTGTCTGCCAATGCAAGCCGTGGTGATCAGATTCTCAACGCCCGTTCTTTCGAGCGTCAAGGATTCAGTATGGTGCTTGAGGAAGAAGAACTTACGAACGAAACACTTCTCAGTGCAGTTCATGATCTCTATGATAACCGCGAGAAATACATCAATGCAATGAAGCATTCTTCCCAGCAGGATTCTATCGATACCATCATTGATCTGATCGAATCGGTAACTGCTTAG
- a CDS encoding RNA polymerase sigma factor yields MVESEDVKKAEIDRLYKENVSKVYRTALYYVEDHYVAEEIVQEVFLKLYDNLGDICMESVPAWLITTAKNMAKNYLRDSKWETPMEEVPEQEVPYSSEGLDAQLIEVLRQKECRELHDTIFADLYEKNSRWYEAVTVSYTLDKPQKEVADKMGISVDTLYSTLYRAKQWIKKHYEEQFHQLDGK; encoded by the coding sequence ATGGTGGAATCTGAAGATGTAAAGAAAGCTGAAATCGACAGGCTTTACAAAGAAAATGTAAGTAAAGTGTACCGAACGGCATTGTACTACGTCGAAGATCACTATGTGGCAGAAGAGATTGTGCAGGAAGTTTTCCTGAAATTATACGACAACCTGGGAGATATATGTATGGAGTCCGTGCCTGCATGGCTGATCACTACCGCAAAGAATATGGCAAAGAACTATCTAAGAGATAGTAAATGGGAGACGCCGATGGAAGAGGTTCCGGAGCAGGAGGTGCCATATTCGTCAGAAGGACTGGATGCTCAACTCATAGAAGTGCTTCGCCAGAAAGAATGCCGCGAGCTACACGATACGATCTTTGCAGATCTATATGAGAAAAATTCAAGATGGTATGAGGCAGTTACCGTTTCATATACTTTGGATAAACCACAAAAAGAAGTTGCAGACAAAATGGGGATATCTGTGGATACGCTGTATAGTACATTATACAGGGCAAAGCAATGGATTAAGAAGCACTACGAAGAACAGTTTCACCAACTGGATGGCAAATAA
- a CDS encoding TIGR03905 family TSCPD domain-containing protein: MDYKTHGVCSSMIHVELDGDKIKDVDFVGGCNGNLQGISSLVKGMKVEDAIERLSGIKCGSKATSCPDQLAKALREAIAQ, from the coding sequence ATGGATTATAAAACACATGGTGTCTGTTCCAGCATGATTCACGTAGAGCTGGACGGCGATAAAATTAAAGATGTAGATTTTGTAGGTGGATGCAACGGTAATCTTCAGGGAATCTCAAGCCTTGTAAAAGGAATGAAAGTGGAAGATGCCATCGAAAGACTTTCCGGAATCAAATGCGGTTCCAAAGCAACTTCCTGCCCGGATCAGCTTGCCAAAGCGCTCCGCGAAGCAATCGCTCAGTAA
- a CDS encoding DUF4367 domain-containing protein — translation MSEKKDQLKEILKDQLNKEAKQIEEEVGLNDNEEIPNELKIRMKNALDQKIREREKRSEDMKRTDAYAKLSEEDQEALRLGREMLKNQSEEKKIYTMRRKKRNIRRIVALAAVLILVMAVGMTSFGGPERMLQFVKSSVGGRQVSKVNSSDKNKIIEEEDEELAYEKIADEFGIEPVRIIWRPTNMKFKKMELDPEIQVAELDFQYNGKKVEYFVSASYGEVSWGYDNEDKKIEQYHCKQVKIADIEVTGYETPETERNRYVAEFEYKKLYYSLSGELTKEEIENILKNLHFS, via the coding sequence ATGAGTGAAAAGAAAGATCAGTTGAAAGAAATCCTAAAAGATCAATTGAATAAAGAAGCGAAACAGATTGAAGAAGAAGTCGGACTTAACGATAATGAAGAGATCCCAAATGAGCTGAAGATCCGCATGAAAAATGCATTGGATCAAAAAATCCGTGAGCGTGAAAAGCGTTCTGAAGATATGAAACGGACAGATGCATATGCGAAACTCTCAGAAGAAGACCAGGAAGCACTTCGCCTTGGACGGGAGATGTTGAAGAATCAGAGCGAGGAGAAGAAAATCTATACAATGCGCCGGAAGAAACGCAATATCCGTAGAATTGTAGCGCTGGCAGCAGTGCTGATTCTCGTAATGGCAGTTGGAATGACAAGCTTTGGCGGACCAGAGAGAATGTTGCAGTTTGTAAAAAGCTCCGTAGGTGGTAGACAAGTATCCAAAGTCAATTCTAGCGATAAAAATAAGATTATCGAGGAAGAGGATGAAGAATTAGCTTATGAGAAGATAGCTGATGAATTTGGAATCGAGCCAGTAAGAATTATTTGGCGTCCGACGAATATGAAATTTAAAAAAATGGAATTAGATCCAGAAATCCAAGTGGCAGAATTAGATTTTCAATATAACGGGAAAAAAGTTGAATATTTTGTTAGTGCATCTTATGGAGAAGTGTCATGGGGATATGATAATGAAGATAAGAAAATAGAGCAGTATCATTGTAAACAAGTAAAAATTGCAGATATAGAGGTGACGGGATATGAAACTCCTGAGACAGAAAGAAATAGGTATGTAGCAGAATTTGAATATAAAAAATTGTATTACAGTCTATCTGGAGAGCTAACAAAAGAAGAAATAGAAAATATTTTAAAAAATTTACATTTTTCATAA
- a CDS encoding DUF6147 family protein codes for MKRCMSICCVVAMALGLSFGVSTDTQAASSVKVIDGSKLTTDAESIGYNQKVARGEDLLTGYSKIVRIGPGEIYAGGTTLAERIVDRVGISVIIERAKEEDTEWTFYDSWQKFNENADRASSKKYVDVEGDYYYRVRCVHSANDDVSSSFTDGVYIEEP; via the coding sequence ATGAAACGATGTATGTCCATATGCTGTGTAGTTGCTATGGCTTTAGGATTGAGCTTTGGTGTATCGACGGATACTCAAGCGGCATCTAGCGTGAAGGTGATCGACGGATCAAAACTTACAACAGATGCAGAATCCATCGGCTATAATCAAAAAGTTGCCAGAGGCGAGGATCTTTTAACTGGATATTCTAAAATTGTGAGAATAGGACCAGGAGAAATCTATGCCGGAGGCACAACACTGGCAGAACGTATAGTAGATCGCGTGGGAATAAGTGTTATCATTGAGCGTGCAAAAGAAGAGGATACCGAGTGGACTTTTTATGACTCTTGGCAGAAATTTAATGAAAATGCTGATCGTGCATCATCTAAAAAATATGTAGATGTAGAAGGCGATTATTACTATCGTGTAAGATGTGTTCATTCTGCTAATGATGATGTGAGCAGCAGTTTCACAGATGGAGTTTACATTGAGGAACCATAA
- a CDS encoding 5'-methylthioadenosine/adenosylhomocysteine nucleosidase: MIGIIGAMEEEVVALKSEMADAKVTEFASMTFYKGTLCGKDAVVVRSGIGKVNAAICAQILVDKFGVDTLINTGIAGSLDARIDIGDMVISTDAVHHDMDATIFGDAIGQVPRMDTRTFPADPHLVELAVKANEKANPQIHTFTGRVASGDQFISSGEVKARIVENFQALCTEMEGAGIAHAAYLNKVSYVIIRAISDKADNSATMDYPEFEKQAIAHSVALVKELLPMI; encoded by the coding sequence ATGATAGGTATTATTGGAGCAATGGAAGAGGAAGTTGTAGCTCTGAAAAGTGAGATGGCAGATGCTAAAGTGACAGAGTTTGCTTCCATGACATTTTATAAAGGAACTCTTTGTGGGAAGGACGCGGTTGTCGTAAGAAGTGGAATCGGTAAAGTTAATGCGGCAATCTGCGCGCAGATCCTGGTGGATAAATTTGGCGTAGATACGCTGATCAATACAGGTATTGCAGGATCCCTGGATGCAAGAATTGACATTGGTGATATGGTGATTTCTACAGATGCGGTACATCATGATATGGACGCAACCATATTTGGAGATGCAATCGGGCAGGTGCCAAGAATGGATACACGCACATTCCCGGCAGATCCGCATCTGGTAGAGCTTGCAGTGAAGGCAAATGAAAAAGCAAATCCGCAGATCCATACATTTACAGGAAGGGTCGCAAGTGGAGATCAGTTCATTTCTTCCGGAGAAGTGAAAGCACGTATCGTGGAGAATTTTCAGGCTCTTTGCACAGAGATGGAGGGAGCCGGAATTGCGCACGCGGCTTACCTTAACAAAGTTTCGTATGTCATCATTCGAGCAATTTCTGATAAAGCTGACAACAGTGCAACGATGGACTATCCAGAGTTTGAAAAACAGGCAATTGCCCACAGCGTGGCACTTGTAAAGGAATTGCTCCCGATGATTTAA